The genomic region CGGCACGATTGCCCCAGCCGACGACTTTGAGCGTTTCCGGGGGATCGTCGGAGCGCAGTGCGGGGAATTGCACCAACATCTCGGCGATCGCCAGGTTGTCATTTGTATATCGCAATTGCGGCGCTTCAATAATTTCCGCCATTAAAATACAACTATTCATCGGCTATCTGTCCGTACTTTTCTGTGGGCGATCGCGCAAAACAGGGATCGAGCCTTTAGGGATTATTTTAAAGGGCAATCGGCGCTTTTGTCTTAGGGGCGATCGGGCCGGGGGCGATCGTCGGCGTGGCCCACCTCAATCCCTTGGGAGTGGGAGCATTTTGCTCCCTACAGAGGTTCCAAATCATTTAGGATTGCTATAGCAGTCCTCAACGATTTGTCGGTGCGGGTGGGAACTCGACAGAGACCACAACGCCGCCATTAATAGTCTGAAGACTGCCTTGAGTGCGGTAGGGCATACGGGAACTCGGGTCGATGACCCAAATGCTTCTGGAGATTTAACCGCTACCTTGGCGGGTCCCAACCTGTCAGGGTAAGTCGGATCGTCGAAAGAAGAATCCCCACACCGCGATCGCTAAGGAGCGTCAAAGACTAAAGTAAAGGAAAAATAAGAATCGAAACCTGCCCTGGAGGGAATCGGAGTCAAGGTCAACCTTCGCCCCCCAAGATCGCCCCTCATTGATTAAACCGTCCACTGTAGATAGAGTGTTTTCTTATGGAAAATACCGGGAAGAGCATCGGCATCCACGCCCCAGATTTCGAGTTACCGGGGATTGACGACCAAGTGCATCACCTCGCCCGCTACCTCGACAGGTACCGTGCCGTTTGCACCGTTTTCATGTGCAATCACTGTCCTTACGTGCGAGGCTATTTAGAACGGCTCAAGCAAATTCAAAGCCAGTTCGAGGGGCGAGACTTTACCCTGATCGGGATCAACTCCAACGATGCGGTTCAATACCCCGAAGATGGGTTTGAGAAAATGAAAAGTTTCGCCCGGGAACACGGGTTGAATTTTCCCTATTTGCGAGATGCGAATCAAGATGTTGCCGCCAGTTTTGGGGCGCACTTGACTCCCCAAGTGTTTTTACTCGACCAAAGTGGTGTTGTCGGCTACAGTGGCGCGATCGATGATAGTCCCGACGATCCCAAAGCCGTGGGAGTGCATTACTTGCGCGACGCGATCGCCCAACTGCTCGACGGCGAAACCATTCGGATACCGTCGTCTCAACCTGTCGGCTGCTCCCTCAAGTGGCGCCAGTCCCCATCGTAACCGTCCGCGCCTCCTCCCGCGCCACCCTTGAGGCAGGGTTCGAGCCTTCGAGATCTCGCCACTGTGCCTCGCCACTGTGCCGCCCGCGTTCAAATCAGGTGGTGGCAAAATGGCTTCGTGCTGCTATCTTATGGTGGAGGCAATTAGAGTTGGGAAAAGAGTGAGTGCATGGGGATAGTTTACCGTCGGGTTTTGCTCAAACTAAGCGGTGAAGCCCTAATGGGCGATCTTGCCTACGGCATCGATCCGGGGGTCGTTCAAGGCATCGCCGAACAAGTTGCGGAAGTCACCTCTAAAGGGGTAGAAGTCGCGATCGTCGTCGGTGGCGGCAATATCTTTCGCGGCGTCAAGGGCGCTGCGGCAGGGATGGATCGGGCCACGGCGGATTATATCGGCATGATTGCCACGGTCATGAACGCCATGACCTTGCAAGATGCCCTCGAACAAATTGGGGTACCGACCCGAGTTCAAACCGCGATTTCGATGCAGGAAGTCGCCGAACCCTACATTCGCCGTCGCGCCATGCGCCATTTGGAGAAAAAACGGGTGGTGATTTTCGGTGCCGGATCGGGCAATCCTTTCTTTACCACCGATACCACGGCTGCTCTGAGAGCGGCAGAAATCGATGCAGAGGTGATTTTTAAAGCTACGAAAGTCGATGGGGTGTACGATTGCGATCCCCATCAAAACCCTGAAGCTCGACGCTACGAAAGCTTGACCTACGGTCACGTCCTGGCGAACGACTTGCGCGTGATGGACAGTACCGCGATCGCGCTGTGCAAAGAGAACAATATTCCGATCGTGGTGTTTGACCTTACGGTTAAAAATAATATTTGTCGAGCCGTCATGGGAGAAAAAGTCGGAACCATAGTGGGAGGTTACTGTGAAGTTATCTGAAGTTGAAAGTCATATGAGTAAGGCGGTTGAGGCGACTCAGCGCTCTTTTAACACCATTCGCACGGGTCGCGCGAACGCCGCTTTACTCGACCGGGTGATGGTGGAATATTACGGTTCTCCCACCCCGCTCAAATCTCTGGCCAATATCAGCACTCCAGATGCCAGCACGATCGCCATTCAACCCTACGATCGCTCTAGTTTGGCGGCGATCGAAAAAGCGATTTCGATGTCCGACATCGGCTTGACGCCGAATAATGACGGGAGTATCGTTCGCTTGAACATTCCGCCGTTGACGAGCGATCGCCGCAACGAATTTGTGAAATTGGCCGGAAAATATGCCGAAGAAGGCAGAGTCGCCATTCGCAATATCCGCCGCGACGCGATCGACAGCATTCGCAAACAGGAAAAAAATAGCGATATTTCTGAAGATGAATCTCGGGATTTACAAGATCGCATCCAAAAGTTGACGGATAAATATACCGCCAAAGTTGACGAATTGCTCGCGGCTAAAGAAGAAGACATCAAGACCGTTTGAAGCCCTAAAAATTGCTGACAGCTAGCCGGAGTTTGGCGAACGGGCTAGCTGTTTTCCCCTAGGGGAAATGGGCGATCGGCAAGGGCTTAAACGGTGGGTCGAACGAGAGTAAAAATCGATTTATAGAACCCAGATTCGTTAAAACTTGCCAATCTTTCCCATCAAAAATCTAAAATCTAAAAATATCTAAATTCTACAATCTACCATCCCGAATCACTGGCGCGAGGGATGTATGAGATCGCCAGTGGCGTGACTCAATCTAAAAAGTTTATTGAGGAGTGAAAGTTTACGCATGATGTTTGACTGCATTATCGTCGGTGGTGGCCCGGCAGGGGGCACGGCAGCTTATCACTTGGCCAAACGGGGGCGTTCGGTCTTGGTTGTCGAAAAAGAAGCCCTACCGCGCTACAAACCCTGTGGGGGCGGCGTTTCTCCGGCGATCGCCCAGTGGTTTGACTTCGATTTTTCTCCGGCTATTTCTTTGAAAGTCAAACAA from Oxynema aestuarii AP17 harbors:
- a CDS encoding thioredoxin family protein; its protein translation is MENTGKSIGIHAPDFELPGIDDQVHHLARYLDRYRAVCTVFMCNHCPYVRGYLERLKQIQSQFEGRDFTLIGINSNDAVQYPEDGFEKMKSFAREHGLNFPYLRDANQDVAASFGAHLTPQVFLLDQSGVVGYSGAIDDSPDDPKAVGVHYLRDAIAQLLDGETIRIPSSQPVGCSLKWRQSPS
- the pyrH gene encoding UMP kinase, which produces MGIVYRRVLLKLSGEALMGDLAYGIDPGVVQGIAEQVAEVTSKGVEVAIVVGGGNIFRGVKGAAAGMDRATADYIGMIATVMNAMTLQDALEQIGVPTRVQTAISMQEVAEPYIRRRAMRHLEKKRVVIFGAGSGNPFFTTDTTAALRAAEIDAEVIFKATKVDGVYDCDPHQNPEARRYESLTYGHVLANDLRVMDSTAIALCKENNIPIVVFDLTVKNNICRAVMGEKVGTIVGGYCEVI
- the frr gene encoding ribosome recycling factor, producing MKLSEVESHMSKAVEATQRSFNTIRTGRANAALLDRVMVEYYGSPTPLKSLANISTPDASTIAIQPYDRSSLAAIEKAISMSDIGLTPNNDGSIVRLNIPPLTSDRRNEFVKLAGKYAEEGRVAIRNIRRDAIDSIRKQEKNSDISEDESRDLQDRIQKLTDKYTAKVDELLAAKEEDIKTV